A genome region from Hippopotamus amphibius kiboko isolate mHipAmp2 chromosome 1, mHipAmp2.hap2, whole genome shotgun sequence includes the following:
- the LOC130844969 gene encoding cytochrome c oxidase subunit 6C-like — protein MASSSLMKPQMRGLLATRLRFHMVGAFIVSLGVATLCKFAVAEPRKKAYADFYRNYDSMKDFEEMRKAGIFQSAK, from the coding sequence ATGGCTTCCAGTTCTTTGATGAAACCTCAGATGCGTGGCCTTCTGGCCACGCGTCTGCGATTTCATATGGTTGGAGCATTCATTGTCTCCCTGGGAGTTGCAACTTTGTGtaagtttgctgtggctgaaccaagaaagaaggcatatgcagatttctacagaaattatgattccatgaaagattttgaggagatgaggaaggctggtatctttcagagtgcaaagtga